The Anolis carolinensis isolate JA03-04 chromosome 2, rAnoCar3.1.pri, whole genome shotgun sequence genome has a window encoding:
- the LOC107983768 gene encoding zinc finger and SCAN domain-containing protein 2-like isoform X1, which translates to MENLHSLSKSHTGEKRHNCMDCGKCFIGRSSLTKHQQTHTGEKPHKCIECGKSFSESGHLRSHLRTHTGEKPHKCMECGKSFSQSGNLRLHQRIHTGEKPHKCMECGKSFSESGHLRSHQRTHTGEKPHKCMECGKSFSESGNLRSHQRTHTGEKPHKCMECGKSFSESRNLRSHQRTHTGEKPHKCMECGKSFSHSASLRVHLRTHTGEKPHKCMECGKSFSQSGHLHLHQRTHTGEKPHKCMECGKSFSQSGDLRSHQRTHTGEKPHKCMECGKSFSESGHLRSHLRTHTGEKPHKCMECGKSFSESGHLRSHLRTHTGEKPHKCMECGKSFSESGHLRSHLRTHTGEKPHKCMECGKSFTQSAHLRSHQRIHTGEKPHKCMECGKSFSQSRHLRSHQRTHTHR; encoded by the coding sequence ATGGAAAATCTCCATTCCttgtcaaaatcacacacaggagagaagcgaCATAATTGTATGGACTGTGGAAAATGTTTCATTGGGAGAAGTTCTCTTACTAAACATCAacaaactcacacaggagagaagcctcataaatgtatagaatgtggaaagagcttcagtgagagtggacatctgcgctcccatctaaggacccacacaggggagaagcctcataaatgcatggaatgtggaaagagcttcagtcaaagtGGAAATCTGCGTttacatcaaaggatccacacaggggagaagccacataaatgcatggaatgtggaaagagcttcagtgagagtggacatctgcgctcccatcaaaggacccatacaggggagaagcctcataaatgcatggaatgtggaaagagcttcagcgaGAGTGGAAATCTGCGCagccatcaaaggacccatacaggggagaagccacataaatgcatggaatgtggaaagagcttcagtgagagtagaaatctgcgttcccatcaaaggacccatacaggggagaagccacataaatgcatggaatgtggaaagagcttcagtcacagtgccAGTCTGCGTGTCCATCTaaggacccatacaggggagaagcctcataaatgcatggaatgtggaaagagcttcagtcagagtggacatctgcatctccatcaaaggacccacacaggggagaagcctcataaatgcatggaatgtggaaagagcttcagtcaaagtGGAGATCTACGATCccatcagaggacccacacaggggagaagccacataaatgcatggaatgtggaaagagcttcagtgagagtggacatctgcgctcCCATCTaaggacccatacaggggagaagcctcataaatgcatggaatgtggaaagagcttcagtgagagtggacatctgcgctcCCATCTaaggacccatacaggggagaagccacataaatgcatggaatgtggaaagagcttcagtgagagtggacatctgcgctcCCATCTaaggacccatacaggggagaagcctcataaatgcatggaatgtggaaagagcttcactcagagtgcacatctgcgttcccatcaaaggatccacacaggggagaaaccacataaatgcatggaatgtggaaagagcttcagtcagagtagacatctgcgttcccatcaaagaacCCATACACACAGGTAG